From one Candidatus Thermoplasmatota archaeon genomic stretch:
- a CDS encoding TIGR00296 family protein produces MLSLDEGKKAVKYARAVIENHVGGQNIQNFDFGENFYKKMGAFVTINTYPGKMLRGCVGIPGPVMPLEDAIKEAAVSATHDPRFPQLEEKELDSIVVEVTILTPPEIIAVDDASEYPKHIKIRRDGLIAERGIWRGLLLPQVPVEYGWSAEEFLAHTCMKAGLPPDAWQDETTKIYKFGGEVFSEIEPHGEIEKVKLENE; encoded by the coding sequence ATGTTGTCACTTGATGAAGGGAAAAAAGCTGTGAAATATGCAAGGGCAGTAATTGAAAACCATGTTGGGGGGCAAAATATCCAGAATTTTGACTTTGGAGAAAATTTTTACAAAAAAATGGGGGCATTTGTAACGATAAATACATACCCTGGCAAAATGCTGAGGGGCTGTGTCGGAATACCCGGGCCGGTCATGCCTTTGGAAGATGCAATAAAGGAGGCTGCTGTATCGGCAACACATGACCCCAGATTTCCGCAGTTGGAGGAAAAAGAGCTGGATAGCATTGTGGTGGAAGTTACGATATTAACGCCTCCAGAAATCATAGCTGTTGATGATGCCAGTGAATACCCGAAACACATAAAGATCAGAAGGGATGGGCTGATAGCAGAGAGAGGCATATGGCGTGGTTTGTTGCTGCCCCAGGTTCCTGTGGAATATGGTTGGAGCGCGGAAGAATTTCTGGCACATACGTGCATGAAGGCGGGGCTGCCGCCGGATGCCTGGCAGGATGAAACCACTAAGATATATAAATTCGGGGGAGAAGTTTTTTCAGAAATAGAGCCGCATGGGGAGATTGAGAAAGTCAAATTGGAAAATGAATAG